A stretch of the Streptomyces ortus genome encodes the following:
- a CDS encoding methyltransferase domain-containing protein, with protein sequence MARQLDEQIAGRFPVGQRLRVLDVGMGQGTQALRLARAGHQVTGVEQDAALISVAREALAAEPEGIRGRVRIVESDGRDTGVHFLPGSFDVVLCHGVLMYVEEPDALLAGLGRMLAPGGMLSLLVRNADALAMRPGLAGDWAGTLAAFDTNTYRNRLGLDVRADRLDTLTGTLAGMGAPLHTWYGVRVFTDTAADDAAVPEDVDALLAAEERAGRTDPYRRVAALLHLCGVRG encoded by the coding sequence GTGGCCCGGCAGCTCGACGAACAGATAGCCGGGCGGTTCCCCGTCGGGCAGCGACTGCGCGTGCTCGACGTGGGCATGGGCCAGGGCACGCAGGCCCTGCGGCTGGCCCGGGCCGGACACCAGGTGACCGGTGTCGAGCAGGACGCCGCCCTGATCTCCGTGGCCCGCGAGGCCCTCGCCGCCGAGCCGGAGGGCATCCGCGGCCGGGTCAGGATCGTCGAGAGCGACGGGCGCGACACCGGGGTGCACTTCCTGCCCGGCAGCTTCGACGTGGTGCTGTGCCACGGCGTACTGATGTACGTCGAGGAGCCCGACGCGCTGCTCGCGGGGCTCGGCCGGATGCTGGCCCCCGGTGGGATGCTGTCCCTGCTGGTGCGCAACGCCGACGCGCTGGCCATGCGGCCGGGGCTGGCCGGCGACTGGGCCGGGACGCTGGCCGCCTTCGACACCAACACGTACAGGAACCGGCTCGGGCTCGACGTCCGCGCCGACCGGCTCGACACCCTCACCGGCACGCTCGCCGGGATGGGCGCGCCGCTGCACACCTGGTACGGGGTGCGGGTCTTCACGGACACGGCCGCCGACGACGCGGCGGTGCCGGAGGACGTGGACGCCCTGCTGGCCGCCGAGGAGCGGGCCGGCCGGACCGACCCCTACCGCCGGGTGGCGGCACTGCTGCACCTGTGCGGCGTACGGGGCTGA